Proteins encoded by one window of Vanacampus margaritifer isolate UIUO_Vmar chromosome 17, RoL_Vmar_1.0, whole genome shotgun sequence:
- the dync1i1a gene encoding dynein cytoplasmic 1 intermediate chain 1a isoform X2, with translation MSDKSDLKAELERKKQRLAQIREEKKRKEEERKKKEVESQQKAEATLEDSDLDRKRRETEALLQSIGISPEPPLVPNPLSPSKSMSTPSETESQDSADSGAAGRTLQWDTDPSVLQLQADSELGRRMQKLGASKITQVDFQPKEMVLYSKETQTPQTAHLSEEEEEEDEELMETKPGPELEPQDEDDKENKEAGSFPVLRELTEEERQQILHSSEFQNFFDCSIRVMERALAESGDIFFDYSGRALEDKDGDLAGGSSLSFSRLFYDDHWSKHRVVTCLDWSPQYPELLVASYNNNEDAPHEPDGVALVWNIKFKKATPEYIFHCQSPVVSVGFPRFHPNLVVGGTYSGQIVLWDNRSHRRTPVQRTPLSAAAHTHPVYCVNVVGTQNANNLITVSTDGRMCSWSLDMLSQPQESMELVYNKSKPVAVTGMAFPTGDVNNYVVGSEEGTVYTASRHGSKAGICEMFEGHQGPVTGISCHNAVGTVDFSHLFITSSFDWTVKLWSTKQNKPLYSFEDNADYVYDVMWSPVHPAIFASVDGMGRLDLWNLNNDTEVPTASVTIEGASALNRVRWATGGKEVAVGDSEGRVWVYDTGELSVAHSDDWTRFARTLMEIRANHADGEEEGPMELAS, from the exons ATGTCGGACAAAAGTGACCTAAAAGCAGAGCTGGAGCGCAAGAAGCAGCGCCTCGCCCAGAtcagagaagagaaaaagaggaaagaagaggagaggaagaagaaaGAG GTAGAGAGCCAACAGAAGGCGGAGGCGACTTTAGAAGACTCCGACTTGGACCGCAAGCGCCGAGAGACCGAGGCCCTGCTGCAGAGTATCGGCATTTCACCCGAACCTCCTTTAG tgccAAATCCTTTGTCCCCATCCAAGTCAATGAGCACGCCCAGTGAAACGGAGAGCCAGGATTCAGCTGATAGTGGAGCAGCAGGCAG GACACTGCAGTGGGACACAGACCCCTCTGTGCTGCAGCTGCAAGCTGATTCTGAGCTTGG GCGGCGGATGCAGAAGCTGGGGGCCTCCAAGATCACACAAGTTGATTTCCAACCTAAGGAGATGGTCTTGTACAGCAAGGAGACGCAAACGCCGCAGACCGCCCATCTATCCGAAG aagaggaagaggaggatgaagagctGATGGAAACGAAGCCAGGCCCTGAGTTGGAGCCGCAGGATGAAGATGACAAGGAAAATAAAGAAG CCGGCTCGTTCCCTGTGCTGCGGGAGCTGACGGAGGAGGAGCGGCAGCAAATACTCCACTCGTCCGAGTTTCAGAATTTCTTCGATTGCAGCATCCGGGTGATGGAGAGAGCGCTGGCGGAAAGCGGCGACATCTTCTTCGACTACAGTGGTCGAGCCCTGGAGGACAAGGACGG AGATCTGGCTGGAGGCTCAAGTTTGTCCTTCAGTAGACTTTTCTATGATGATCATTGGTCAAAACATCGCGTTGTCACCTGTCTTGACTGGTCGCCTCAG tATCCCGAGTTGCTTGTTGCCTCCTATAACAACAATGAAGACGCCCCCCACGAGCCGGACGGTGTTGCCCTGGTATGGAATATCAAATTCAAAAAGGCCACACCGGAGTACATCTTTCACTGTCAG TCTCCAGTGGTATCGGTGGGTTTCCCTCGGTTTCATCCCAACCTCGTGGTGGGGGGGACCTACTCGGGACAGATCGTCCTGTGGGACAACCGCAGTCACAGACGGACACCGGTCCAGAGGACTCCCCTGTCGGCTGCTGCGCACACT CACCCGGTGTACTGTGTCAACGTGGTCGGCACCCAGAATGCCAACAACCTGATCACCGTATCCACAGACGGAAGGATGTGCTCCTGGAGTTTGGACATGCTGTCTCAGCCGCAG GAAAGCATGGAACTGGTGTACAATAAATCCAAACCGGTGGCAGTGACCGGCATGGCCTTCCCGACCGGAGATGTCAACAACTACGTAGTAGGTAGTGAGGAGGGCACTGTGTACACTGCGTCCAGACACGGCAG TAAGGCAGGGATCTGTGAGATGTTCGAGGGCCACCAGGGGCCCGTGACAGGGATCAGCTGTCACAACGCTGTGGGCACTGTGGACTTTTCCCACCTTTTCATCACTTCCTCCTTCGACTGGACGGTCAAACTTTGGAGCACTAAG CAAAACAAGCCCCTGTATTCTTTTGAGGACAACGCCGACTACGTCTATGATGTCATGTGGTCGCCGGTGCACCCTGCAATCTTCGCCTCGGTGGACGGCATGGGCCGCCTCGACCTGTGGAACCTCAACAACGATAcggag GTACCGACGGCAAGCGTAACTATCGAAGGCGCGTCGGCCCTCAACAGGGTTCGTTGGGCAACTGGAGGGAAGGAAGTGGCCGTGGGCGACTCGGAGGGCCGAGTGTGGGTCTACGATACCGGAGAG ctGTCGGTGGCCCACAGTGACGACTGGACGCGCTTCGCCCGCACGCTGATGGAGATCCGTGCCAATCACGCGGATGGCGAGGAGGAGGGGCCTATGGAGCTTGCCTCATAG
- the dync1i1a gene encoding dynein cytoplasmic 1 intermediate chain 1a isoform X1 produces the protein MSDKSDLKAELERKKQRLAQIREEKKRKEEERKKKEVAKNVESQQKAEATLEDSDLDRKRRETEALLQSIGISPEPPLVPNPLSPSKSMSTPSETESQDSADSGAAGRTLQWDTDPSVLQLQADSELGRRMQKLGASKITQVDFQPKEMVLYSKETQTPQTAHLSEEEEEEDEELMETKPGPELEPQDEDDKENKEAGSFPVLRELTEEERQQILHSSEFQNFFDCSIRVMERALAESGDIFFDYSGRALEDKDGDLAGGSSLSFSRLFYDDHWSKHRVVTCLDWSPQYPELLVASYNNNEDAPHEPDGVALVWNIKFKKATPEYIFHCQSPVVSVGFPRFHPNLVVGGTYSGQIVLWDNRSHRRTPVQRTPLSAAAHTHPVYCVNVVGTQNANNLITVSTDGRMCSWSLDMLSQPQESMELVYNKSKPVAVTGMAFPTGDVNNYVVGSEEGTVYTASRHGSKAGICEMFEGHQGPVTGISCHNAVGTVDFSHLFITSSFDWTVKLWSTKQNKPLYSFEDNADYVYDVMWSPVHPAIFASVDGMGRLDLWNLNNDTEVPTASVTIEGASALNRVRWATGGKEVAVGDSEGRVWVYDTGELSVAHSDDWTRFARTLMEIRANHADGEEEGPMELAS, from the exons ATGTCGGACAAAAGTGACCTAAAAGCAGAGCTGGAGCGCAAGAAGCAGCGCCTCGCCCAGAtcagagaagagaaaaagaggaaagaagaggagaggaagaagaaaGAGGTAGCTAAAAAT GTAGAGAGCCAACAGAAGGCGGAGGCGACTTTAGAAGACTCCGACTTGGACCGCAAGCGCCGAGAGACCGAGGCCCTGCTGCAGAGTATCGGCATTTCACCCGAACCTCCTTTAG tgccAAATCCTTTGTCCCCATCCAAGTCAATGAGCACGCCCAGTGAAACGGAGAGCCAGGATTCAGCTGATAGTGGAGCAGCAGGCAG GACACTGCAGTGGGACACAGACCCCTCTGTGCTGCAGCTGCAAGCTGATTCTGAGCTTGG GCGGCGGATGCAGAAGCTGGGGGCCTCCAAGATCACACAAGTTGATTTCCAACCTAAGGAGATGGTCTTGTACAGCAAGGAGACGCAAACGCCGCAGACCGCCCATCTATCCGAAG aagaggaagaggaggatgaagagctGATGGAAACGAAGCCAGGCCCTGAGTTGGAGCCGCAGGATGAAGATGACAAGGAAAATAAAGAAG CCGGCTCGTTCCCTGTGCTGCGGGAGCTGACGGAGGAGGAGCGGCAGCAAATACTCCACTCGTCCGAGTTTCAGAATTTCTTCGATTGCAGCATCCGGGTGATGGAGAGAGCGCTGGCGGAAAGCGGCGACATCTTCTTCGACTACAGTGGTCGAGCCCTGGAGGACAAGGACGG AGATCTGGCTGGAGGCTCAAGTTTGTCCTTCAGTAGACTTTTCTATGATGATCATTGGTCAAAACATCGCGTTGTCACCTGTCTTGACTGGTCGCCTCAG tATCCCGAGTTGCTTGTTGCCTCCTATAACAACAATGAAGACGCCCCCCACGAGCCGGACGGTGTTGCCCTGGTATGGAATATCAAATTCAAAAAGGCCACACCGGAGTACATCTTTCACTGTCAG TCTCCAGTGGTATCGGTGGGTTTCCCTCGGTTTCATCCCAACCTCGTGGTGGGGGGGACCTACTCGGGACAGATCGTCCTGTGGGACAACCGCAGTCACAGACGGACACCGGTCCAGAGGACTCCCCTGTCGGCTGCTGCGCACACT CACCCGGTGTACTGTGTCAACGTGGTCGGCACCCAGAATGCCAACAACCTGATCACCGTATCCACAGACGGAAGGATGTGCTCCTGGAGTTTGGACATGCTGTCTCAGCCGCAG GAAAGCATGGAACTGGTGTACAATAAATCCAAACCGGTGGCAGTGACCGGCATGGCCTTCCCGACCGGAGATGTCAACAACTACGTAGTAGGTAGTGAGGAGGGCACTGTGTACACTGCGTCCAGACACGGCAG TAAGGCAGGGATCTGTGAGATGTTCGAGGGCCACCAGGGGCCCGTGACAGGGATCAGCTGTCACAACGCTGTGGGCACTGTGGACTTTTCCCACCTTTTCATCACTTCCTCCTTCGACTGGACGGTCAAACTTTGGAGCACTAAG CAAAACAAGCCCCTGTATTCTTTTGAGGACAACGCCGACTACGTCTATGATGTCATGTGGTCGCCGGTGCACCCTGCAATCTTCGCCTCGGTGGACGGCATGGGCCGCCTCGACCTGTGGAACCTCAACAACGATAcggag GTACCGACGGCAAGCGTAACTATCGAAGGCGCGTCGGCCCTCAACAGGGTTCGTTGGGCAACTGGAGGGAAGGAAGTGGCCGTGGGCGACTCGGAGGGCCGAGTGTGGGTCTACGATACCGGAGAG ctGTCGGTGGCCCACAGTGACGACTGGACGCGCTTCGCCCGCACGCTGATGGAGATCCGTGCCAATCACGCGGATGGCGAGGAGGAGGGGCCTATGGAGCTTGCCTCATAG
- the dync1i1a gene encoding dynein cytoplasmic 1 intermediate chain 1a isoform X3, translating into MQKLGASKITQVDFQPKEMVLYSKETQTPQTAHLSEEEEEEDEELMETKPGPELEPQDEDDKENKEAGSFPVLRELTEEERQQILHSSEFQNFFDCSIRVMERALAESGDIFFDYSGRALEDKDGDLAGGSSLSFSRLFYDDHWSKHRVVTCLDWSPQYPELLVASYNNNEDAPHEPDGVALVWNIKFKKATPEYIFHCQSPVVSVGFPRFHPNLVVGGTYSGQIVLWDNRSHRRTPVQRTPLSAAAHTHPVYCVNVVGTQNANNLITVSTDGRMCSWSLDMLSQPQESMELVYNKSKPVAVTGMAFPTGDVNNYVVGSEEGTVYTASRHGSKAGICEMFEGHQGPVTGISCHNAVGTVDFSHLFITSSFDWTVKLWSTKQNKPLYSFEDNADYVYDVMWSPVHPAIFASVDGMGRLDLWNLNNDTEVPTASVTIEGASALNRVRWATGGKEVAVGDSEGRVWVYDTGELSVAHSDDWTRFARTLMEIRANHADGEEEGPMELAS; encoded by the exons ATGCAGAAGCTGGGGGCCTCCAAGATCACACAAGTTGATTTCCAACCTAAGGAGATGGTCTTGTACAGCAAGGAGACGCAAACGCCGCAGACCGCCCATCTATCCGAAG aagaggaagaggaggatgaagagctGATGGAAACGAAGCCAGGCCCTGAGTTGGAGCCGCAGGATGAAGATGACAAGGAAAATAAAGAAG CCGGCTCGTTCCCTGTGCTGCGGGAGCTGACGGAGGAGGAGCGGCAGCAAATACTCCACTCGTCCGAGTTTCAGAATTTCTTCGATTGCAGCATCCGGGTGATGGAGAGAGCGCTGGCGGAAAGCGGCGACATCTTCTTCGACTACAGTGGTCGAGCCCTGGAGGACAAGGACGG AGATCTGGCTGGAGGCTCAAGTTTGTCCTTCAGTAGACTTTTCTATGATGATCATTGGTCAAAACATCGCGTTGTCACCTGTCTTGACTGGTCGCCTCAG tATCCCGAGTTGCTTGTTGCCTCCTATAACAACAATGAAGACGCCCCCCACGAGCCGGACGGTGTTGCCCTGGTATGGAATATCAAATTCAAAAAGGCCACACCGGAGTACATCTTTCACTGTCAG TCTCCAGTGGTATCGGTGGGTTTCCCTCGGTTTCATCCCAACCTCGTGGTGGGGGGGACCTACTCGGGACAGATCGTCCTGTGGGACAACCGCAGTCACAGACGGACACCGGTCCAGAGGACTCCCCTGTCGGCTGCTGCGCACACT CACCCGGTGTACTGTGTCAACGTGGTCGGCACCCAGAATGCCAACAACCTGATCACCGTATCCACAGACGGAAGGATGTGCTCCTGGAGTTTGGACATGCTGTCTCAGCCGCAG GAAAGCATGGAACTGGTGTACAATAAATCCAAACCGGTGGCAGTGACCGGCATGGCCTTCCCGACCGGAGATGTCAACAACTACGTAGTAGGTAGTGAGGAGGGCACTGTGTACACTGCGTCCAGACACGGCAG TAAGGCAGGGATCTGTGAGATGTTCGAGGGCCACCAGGGGCCCGTGACAGGGATCAGCTGTCACAACGCTGTGGGCACTGTGGACTTTTCCCACCTTTTCATCACTTCCTCCTTCGACTGGACGGTCAAACTTTGGAGCACTAAG CAAAACAAGCCCCTGTATTCTTTTGAGGACAACGCCGACTACGTCTATGATGTCATGTGGTCGCCGGTGCACCCTGCAATCTTCGCCTCGGTGGACGGCATGGGCCGCCTCGACCTGTGGAACCTCAACAACGATAcggag GTACCGACGGCAAGCGTAACTATCGAAGGCGCGTCGGCCCTCAACAGGGTTCGTTGGGCAACTGGAGGGAAGGAAGTGGCCGTGGGCGACTCGGAGGGCCGAGTGTGGGTCTACGATACCGGAGAG ctGTCGGTGGCCCACAGTGACGACTGGACGCGCTTCGCCCGCACGCTGATGGAGATCCGTGCCAATCACGCGGATGGCGAGGAGGAGGGGCCTATGGAGCTTGCCTCATAG